One region of Pueribacillus theae genomic DNA includes:
- a CDS encoding WXG100 family type VII secretion target, with amino-acid sequence MSSAKNVDTYLIYSVANEISANSNQISNIHMQLNHYLQSVDSEWDTKKKQAFMQAFHETQAQIKSCANLLEELANQIRMIPNKVVVVDK; translated from the coding sequence ATGAGCTCCGCTAAAAATGTAGATACGTATCTTATTTATAGTGTTGCAAATGAAATCAGCGCAAACAGCAACCAAATTTCAAATATTCACATGCAGCTCAACCACTACTTGCAATCAGTCGATTCGGAATGGGATACGAAAAAAAAGCAAGCATTTATGCAAGCCTTTCATGAAACCCAAGCACAAATAAAAAGCTGTGCAAATTTACTCGAAGAGCTTGCTAATCAAATAAGGATGATTCCAAATAAAGTTGTAGTGGTTGATAAGTAA
- a CDS encoding WXG100 family type VII secretion target has translation MSLRILVSPEELEGIAQQFRNGSENSRAQTQQLYQALQSLEGKWDGQTKKRFFDQFEESRRHMEAYVQLLDSIDQELRAIANRFRQVDAQ, from the coding sequence ATGTCACTCAGAATTTTAGTAAGCCCTGAAGAACTGGAAGGAATTGCTCAACAATTTAGAAATGGCTCTGAAAACAGCCGTGCCCAAACACAACAACTTTATCAAGCGTTGCAATCTTTAGAAGGCAAATGGGACGGACAAACAAAAAAACGTTTCTTTGATCAATTTGAAGAGTCCCGCCGCCATATGGAGGCTTATGTTCAATTGCTTGATTCCATCGATCAAGAGCTTCGTGCAATTGCAAACCGCTTCCGCCAAGTTGACGCACAGTAA
- the essC gene encoding type VII secretion protein EssC: MRKSPFFTRSPRLKLQLPTGKIIVHRPKSEPMEPKFSIETMIIPIFLTIATVGIMYYVSKVVFDSARFAIFMMAMSIPMLGSYIATIVLHFRKKKKHKQEVAQLHQDYLKQIERHHEEIKDIQKQQIKFLHENDPNPDACVRRINERNSSLWERTVSSEDFLALRIGLGTRPFKIDIHVPQQDGYDVNPLISEAQKLEQDYRTLANVPVTIPLKEKRVVGLVGERQEILELARVLTLQLVTHHSPEEVKISTVYTEQEKEQWNWMRWLPHTWDENRERRFVAEGRAMAQKLFESLYSTLNIRKLEGEKDSDLPHVPQYVFFLSNLTLLEDESLLPLLLKHADSVGASTFLMAAKKESLPMECELIIEVQDGAAQLYETFATDEKMEFTGSEKVALDQFSLKDAEAMARQIAPLRIKQSIASVIPKVLTFLEMYGVDKVEKLNAASKWNENRYPTTLPVPIGVREGKKPVYLNIHDKIEKNGHGPHGLMAGTTGSGKSEVIQSIILSLAATYHPHEMAFMIIDYKGGGMSNTFVGLPHVIATITNLEDPNLISRAKISLRAELERRQKLFNKAGNIQHIDEYFRSDWREKEPLPHLFIIIDEFAQLKKDQPEFMDELISIAAIGRTLGVHLLLATQKPAGVVDDKIWSNSRFKICLRVQDENDSREMIKIPNASNINVPGRAYFQVGNNEVLEYFQSAWSGADYLPSVETQIEKVEIEEINLDGSSEKKQVIKDEKDTKQKQIQVLIEYFKKEAEKNNITPLPGPWLDPLPEQLPLTELIEIEKWSTSWWEDHHHWLHPTVGLVDDVENQSQYPLEIDLNEGHLIVYGMPGSGKTTFLQSLLLSLFFHHKPQDVNTYIVDFSRQMNEFAKFPHVGGVVREEETEKMMRLFKFLLKELEVRKEQFANEGVGSLKNYRSITGTDLPAILLVIDGYQRFKSTFDTENGQLEMILREGATYGIYAIVTANQTNDMFERFRNNFPLAVSFELADHTDYYFAVGRPSFSTSNLPEGRGFVKGQTPPHIFQCMLPYDGNNELEKIRFIRSWAEKMQAVWQGEKAKPIAMLPELVTWEQLLEQCSEQCVERELPYGIDVDELSPQTIQLEDANHIFITGRVESGKTSLLQTFILSMAFQYSYQDIDLYLIELEPKRRGIMNLAKLPQVKGYATNLAQTKTLLEEAVHMAEERHESDITIDFTDFDGEESNYRPLVIVIDDAENFMQQIGMDFDIKGYLEKLTQNAGAKNIHFVLAGSLNSMNAHMHEIWFTNIKKKYVGFLLGSTLNNDLYFFNMRLPHSETDKELPAGDGYVIKGNHMKVKIAFPFENADSRSRLLNRMMRTETEKVE; the protein is encoded by the coding sequence ATGAGAAAATCACCATTTTTTACGCGATCGCCTCGTTTAAAACTACAGCTCCCAACCGGAAAAATCATTGTTCACAGGCCGAAGTCGGAACCAATGGAGCCTAAGTTTTCGATTGAAACGATGATCATTCCGATTTTCTTAACGATTGCAACGGTTGGCATTATGTACTACGTATCAAAAGTCGTGTTTGATAGCGCCAGATTTGCCATTTTTATGATGGCGATGAGCATCCCAATGCTTGGATCATATATTGCCACAATCGTGCTCCATTTCCGCAAGAAAAAGAAACATAAGCAAGAAGTGGCCCAGCTGCACCAAGACTACCTAAAGCAAATTGAACGGCACCATGAAGAAATAAAAGACATACAAAAACAACAGATCAAGTTTCTCCATGAAAATGATCCGAATCCCGATGCTTGCGTCCGGAGAATAAACGAAAGAAACAGTTCCCTTTGGGAACGGACCGTCTCTTCTGAAGACTTTCTTGCTCTTCGGATTGGGCTTGGGACGAGGCCGTTTAAAATTGACATTCACGTCCCGCAGCAGGATGGCTATGATGTCAATCCGCTTATTTCAGAAGCCCAAAAGCTTGAACAGGATTACCGGACACTCGCCAATGTGCCTGTCACGATTCCGCTCAAAGAAAAAAGGGTAGTTGGGTTAGTTGGAGAAAGGCAGGAGATTCTTGAACTGGCTCGTGTTCTTACGCTTCAGCTTGTGACACATCATTCACCTGAAGAAGTGAAAATTTCAACTGTCTATACCGAGCAAGAAAAAGAACAATGGAACTGGATGAGATGGCTTCCCCATACGTGGGATGAAAATCGGGAAAGGCGCTTTGTCGCTGAAGGAAGGGCCATGGCCCAAAAGTTGTTTGAGTCGCTTTATAGTACGTTAAACATCCGTAAGCTTGAAGGAGAGAAAGACAGCGATCTTCCACATGTTCCGCAATATGTCTTTTTCTTATCAAATTTAACGCTTCTTGAAGATGAATCACTTTTGCCGCTGCTTTTAAAACATGCGGATTCAGTTGGCGCAAGCACGTTTCTTATGGCTGCAAAGAAAGAATCGCTCCCGATGGAATGTGAATTAATTATTGAAGTGCAGGATGGTGCCGCTCAGCTTTATGAAACATTTGCTACAGATGAAAAAATGGAGTTCACAGGTTCGGAAAAAGTGGCACTCGATCAATTTTCTTTAAAAGATGCAGAAGCAATGGCCCGCCAGATTGCGCCGTTACGAATCAAGCAATCGATTGCCAGTGTGATTCCTAAAGTACTCACGTTTCTCGAAATGTACGGTGTTGATAAAGTGGAGAAGCTGAATGCTGCTTCCAAATGGAATGAAAACCGTTATCCGACAACCCTTCCGGTTCCAATTGGTGTGAGGGAAGGGAAAAAGCCGGTCTACCTAAACATTCACGATAAAATCGAAAAAAATGGCCACGGTCCTCACGGATTAATGGCGGGAACGACAGGTTCGGGTAAAAGTGAAGTGATTCAGTCGATTATCCTTTCTCTCGCGGCAACGTATCACCCGCACGAAATGGCATTCATGATTATTGACTATAAAGGCGGCGGCATGTCCAATACATTCGTTGGACTGCCACATGTTATCGCAACGATTACAAACTTAGAGGATCCGAATTTAATTAGCAGGGCAAAAATATCGCTCCGTGCGGAACTTGAACGAAGGCAAAAACTGTTTAACAAAGCAGGAAACATCCAGCATATTGATGAATATTTCCGCTCAGATTGGCGTGAAAAAGAACCGTTGCCCCATCTGTTCATCATTATTGACGAATTTGCCCAACTGAAAAAAGACCAGCCAGAATTTATGGATGAACTAATCAGTATCGCGGCAATCGGCCGGACACTCGGTGTCCATTTGCTCCTTGCTACACAAAAACCAGCGGGCGTTGTCGATGATAAGATTTGGAGCAACTCCCGGTTCAAAATTTGTCTCCGCGTACAGGACGAGAATGACAGCCGTGAGATGATTAAAATTCCGAACGCTTCAAATATAAACGTTCCTGGAAGAGCCTATTTCCAAGTTGGGAATAATGAGGTGCTCGAATATTTTCAATCTGCTTGGAGCGGGGCTGACTATCTCCCTTCGGTAGAAACGCAGATTGAAAAAGTTGAAATTGAGGAAATCAATCTGGACGGTTCATCTGAAAAGAAACAAGTAATCAAAGACGAGAAAGATACGAAACAAAAGCAAATTCAAGTACTCATCGAGTATTTTAAAAAGGAAGCGGAAAAAAACAACATCACGCCATTGCCGGGCCCGTGGCTTGACCCGCTGCCGGAACAGCTTCCATTGACAGAGCTCATTGAAATTGAAAAATGGTCCACCTCTTGGTGGGAAGATCATCATCATTGGCTCCATCCGACAGTCGGCTTGGTTGATGACGTCGAAAACCAGTCGCAGTACCCGCTGGAAATCGACTTGAATGAAGGACATCTCATCGTTTACGGAATGCCTGGATCAGGAAAAACAACATTTTTGCAGTCGCTGTTATTATCGCTCTTTTTCCATCATAAACCACAGGATGTGAACACATACATCGTTGATTTTAGCAGGCAAATGAATGAGTTTGCGAAATTCCCCCACGTAGGCGGAGTCGTTCGCGAGGAAGAAACCGAGAAAATGATGAGGCTGTTCAAATTTTTATTGAAGGAATTAGAAGTGCGCAAAGAACAATTTGCGAATGAAGGTGTCGGTTCATTAAAAAACTACCGCAGCATCACAGGAACAGACTTGCCGGCCATTCTTCTTGTTATCGACGGCTACCAGCGTTTTAAATCGACGTTTGACACGGAAAATGGGCAGCTGGAAATGATTTTACGTGAAGGGGCGACCTACGGCATCTACGCTATTGTGACAGCTAACCAAACGAATGATATGTTTGAGAGATTTCGGAACAATTTTCCGCTTGCTGTGTCGTTTGAACTTGCCGACCATACAGACTACTATTTTGCTGTGGGAAGACCAAGCTTTTCGACTTCCAACCTTCCAGAAGGGCGAGGCTTTGTAAAAGGGCAGACCCCTCCGCACATTTTTCAATGCATGCTTCCTTACGACGGAAACAATGAATTGGAAAAAATCCGTTTCATTCGAAGCTGGGCGGAAAAAATGCAGGCCGTTTGGCAAGGTGAGAAAGCAAAGCCAATCGCGATGCTTCCAGAGCTTGTCACATGGGAGCAGTTGTTGGAACAATGCTCTGAACAATGTGTTGAAAGAGAGCTTCCGTACGGAATCGATGTTGATGAATTGTCGCCGCAAACGATTCAATTAGAAGATGCAAACCATATCTTTATAACCGGCCGGGTCGAATCCGGAAAGACATCGCTGCTTCAAACATTTATTCTATCGATGGCATTTCAATATTCGTATCAAGACATTGATCTCTATTTAATTGAACTCGAACCAAAACGCAGAGGAATCATGAATCTAGCAAAATTACCGCAAGTAAAAGGGTATGCAACGAATCTTGCACAAACAAAAACACTGTTGGAAGAAGCTGTTCATATGGCAGAGGAACGGCACGAATCCGACATCACGATCGATTTTACGGATTTTGACGGGGAAGAAAGCAATTATCGCCCACTTGTCATTGTGATTGATGACGCGGAAAACTTTATGCAGCAAATCGGTATGGATTTTGATATAAAAGGATATTTGGAAAAATTAACTCAAAATGCCGGCGCGAAAAATATTCATTTTGTTTTAGCTGGTTCTCTAAACAGTATGAATGCGCATATGCACGAAATATGGTTTACAAACATTAAGAAAAAATATGTCGGATTTCTGCTCGGTTCCACGTTAAACAACGATCTCTATTTCTTTAATATGAGGCTTCCACATTCAGAGACCGATAAGGAATTGCCGGCCGGAGACGGTTATGTAATAAAAGGGAATCATATGAAAGTAAAAATTGCCTTCCCTTTTGAAAATGCAGACTCCCGCAGCCGCCTTTTAAATCGAATGATGCGAACCGAAACAGAAAAAGTAGAATAG